ttcgAAAAAATCGATGCCCACacggaggttagcaaaatggtaAATCTTGCTCActgagtttgacatagtctatgtcacccgcatgGCGATGAAAGCTCAAGCCTTGGTGGATCACCTAgttgagaatcctgttgatgatgaatatcaacctttgagtacttactttccaaacgaggaagtaaattcagttgaggtaattccagaagacaccaatgctttGAAAATATTCTTTGACGGAGctgtgaatgccaaaggtgtagggattagGGCAATTTtaatctcacccactggtcagcactatccgacCACATCCCGGCTTTGGTTCTTTTGTACAATTAACACtactgagtatgaagcctgcattatgggtatgaatatggCAGTTGACATggatgtggaagaattgttaatcatgggagattctgacttgattattCGACAAactcaaggtgaatgggaaacttgGGATATCAAGCTTATCCCATACAGGCAACacgtggaagatcttagcaagttGTTCAAATCcgtcgagttcaggtacattccttgGTTTCACAATGAGCTAGCCGATGCACTAGCTACTTTGGCCTCTATTTTACCATATCCAGGAAATGTCCACATTGACCCATTGGAAATCCAAATTTGAGAAAGACATTGTTATTACAATACAATTGAGATGGAACTggatgttcagccatggtatcatgatatcaaatgATTTTTGAATACAAAGGAATACCTTGAGCAAGCCAGTAGAGACCAAAAGTGAACCATAGAAGGCTCGCTAGTGGTTTCTTCTTGAGTGGAGAAGTCTTGTATAAAAAGACTCCAGATCTGACCTTTTAAGATGCGTGGATACCCAAGAGTCTGGAAAAAGCATGAatgaagtgcacgcaggagtgtgtggacccaatatgaatggatacgtccttgcaaagaaaattcttcgggcaagctattactggatgaccatggaaaaggatttcTTCAGTTttgttcgaaagtgtcatcagtgtcaggtaccCGGCGACTTGATTCATGCACTGCCGTCAGAATTGCATCCTATGTGAGCACTGTGGccgttcgttgcttggggtatggatgtcattgggccaatcgagccaaaatcTTCAAATGAGCACAGATTCATCTTAGttaccattgactacttcacaaagtgggttgaagcagtcaCTCTTAAAGCCGTCACCAAAAAGCAGTGGTGGACTTCGTGCATTCCAACATTATATGTCGTTTTGGTATTCTTAAAactatcattacagacaatgctgcaaatttgaacagtcatttgatgaggggGGTATGCAAACAATTTAATATCACACATCAGAATTCTACCCCTTACTGGCCCAAAGTTAATGGTGTTGTTGAGGCAGCAAACAGTAATTTTATGTGTAagtaatgtaattatgcatataagggctattattgcaaaattattgcaattatagcctaaagatataaatatacttatgaATAAAATGATTAGAGCTTAatataaagataaacaataaaaatcaagtaataaatcattataaaattatttgtggTGCAACTTGTAATAATTTAGACAATAAAATActggaataaattaattaaaatccctttaaaaattacagaaaattatgaaaaaaaatggTTGATGTTTGTGccctattttgaaagtatatatgctttaaaaatatatgagggaaaattgGATATgaacagctgcccctttttactcgagaaggatgaaagagttatcagGTAAAGAAATAATGACCGATTTTAACCGAATGGggtgcttttaaaaatatataggccgcaccctggtccttgagctgcctacatatccctgattttataggaatcaggccatgtgtagttctggacccacCGGTGAATGAAACTGACggaattgttataggaatggtagtATGTTTCGGaaaaggttcttttgtgaagggtAGTATCGGATGGAATTGTGCAGAGTTATGAAGGCGAATCTGAATAGTAACAGACGTATCACAGGGAAGGTATCTGAATGGTCATAGAGTAAAggtgggtatttgatgggagtCGATTACGTTTGAAATAATGGCGAGGCATAAATGGTACGAGCGGAAACCGGAGCGAATGTTGCTCttgtttgaagaacggttacctcctggatttcctgcaaagcataaaacacaatgcatgcaagtatatagattactgcgataatttaaacatgatgcaaattccctttggaccatgaaggttgtctttggacaaaGAGGATGACGTTCTGGGCCATGAATCTTGAGAGATtagcaggctatgaaatgatgttctcgggctatgagaatggtgcctctgaaccatgacgcctttgaataatgatgtgcagtatCAAGAAATCCTCGGGCCATGACATGCTGTCTTAAGTATGTGAGGATGATGTCTtcagactatgacgccttcgaatagagacaagacagagcttagttttGTATAGAATCAAGATAGAGCTTAGTCCCAGAAAAGGCAAAGTAGTGCTAGGTTTAAGATAGTGTAACATTCAACATTAGACAGGGAAAGGTGGAGCTTACCCTTGTGAAATTAGGGAGgcagggtttagcctcatgcaagaaatgGAGACGATACTTACTCATGCAAAGAGaatgcaatgcttagccttatgcaaatatggaggcaggtcttagcctcattcaatatttgagacagggcttagtctcatgcaaagagaaggcaatgcttagccttatgcaaatatggaggcagggcttagcctcatgcgagatttgagacagggctcagtctcatgcaaagagaaggcaacgtttagccttatgcaaatatggaggcacggcttagcctcatgaaagatttgagacatggcttagtctcatgcacagagaaggaaatgcttagccttatgcaaatatggaggcaaggcttagactcatgcaagatttgagatatggcttagtctcatgtaaagaaaaggcaatgcttagccttatgcaaatatggaggcagggcttcgCCTGATGCAAGATTTGAGgtaaggcttagtctcatgcaaagagaaggcaatgcttagccttatgcaaatatagaggcaggaattagcctcatgcaagatttgaggcagggcttagtctcatgcaaatagaaTGCAATGCTTAGCCGTATTTAATAGACAAATAGCAAATCAGAACAGAATTTTTCTTAGCTGGAGATTTATTTGCGATCGTTGGTCCGATTGTGAGGATAGCGATTTTGATGTGTATACTTACGAGTACTCCTGTTATGTTCATTGTGCCTGCATGCatagaaaaatcatgagttttgagggAAAGGTTAGGAATTGCCTTGACTAACACTTGGCGGCCACAGAAAcaaagttttcgaaaatatgcacttattgatgaAATAGAGATATTTAGAAACATAGTGGTATATAATGGCGTCGGCTGGTCTTGTTCCGGAATATtgagggtcgtcctcaaaattctgccttaGTTTCTCGTTCtggaaaaatgaagattttattaagatatgaccgaacacatagggctacctacgtatcttctcttaaacgagaatcaggtcaagcatagttcagttacatcagatgaaggaatgtaaataatttaaatatagtatctcttgattgtgtcagaattgataggttttggccaaacttctccatccatttttcAAGTATGAGTGATCCTCCAAAACTCCATTCATGTGAGGCCTGTATGCTGTAGAggttttgtgcttgattttgaaggtttcacatatgactttcatcagatcactattgagattggcggaaTTATCAGTGATAATGAACCAGGgaaccccgaatcgacaaacaatacgatccttgacaaaatctgctatgactttcttggttacagctttgtaagatgcaacttctacccattttgtgaaatagtcgatAGCCACTAAAATGAATCGGTGCCCGTTAGAAGCGGTGGGCTCGATCGAACCAATGACATGCATACCCCATGAAGTAAAATGCCAAGGTgtacttgttgcattgagctcgtttggtggaACCTTTATAATGTCtgcatgtacctggcattgatggAATTTCTAGACGTACCTGATGTAATCCGTTTCCATgatcatccaaaaatatccagctcTGAGTATCTTTTTGGCTAAAACAAAACCTTTTATATGCGGTCCGCAAGTTCAGGCATGTACCTCCTCAAGCAATCTGGAAgcctcctttgcgtcaacacaccttaacaaccccAGATCATGAGTTCTTCTATATAGGGTCCCTCCgttttggaagaagtgattggacagccTCTGTAGAAtgcatttctgagtatggtttgcctgttctggatattctcctttcgccaaatattctttgatgtcgtggaaccaatgTTTTCCATCCGTTTCTTATTCAACATGAGCATAGTAAGCCGACTTGTTATGGATTTTCACCGGGATGGGATCGATAGAATTCTTGTCCGGAtcttgtatcattgatgacaaggtAGACAGTGCATCTGCGGACTCATTTTGGATtcttggaacatgtttgaattctatctttatgAACCTCTTCATTAATTcttgcacatgatacaagtatggtagtatcttggtgtttttcgtagcccattctccttgaacctgatgtaccaaaagatccgaatcaccaattaccaacaactcttttatattcatatcgatggccaaattgagccccatgatgcaagcctcatattctgccatattgttggtgcacggaaaCCTATGTTTTGCGGATACCGAGTAATGTTGAACTATTTATGATACAAAAACTACTCCAATGCCCACTCTTTTGAAGTTTGTAtccccatcgaagaacattctccaaccgtcgtagGCTTCAGCAATGTGCTCCCctatgaatgatacttcttcattaggaaaatacatttttattggtTTATATTCTCCTCCCATTgtattttcagcaagatggtctgccagtgcttgtcctttgacttccttt
The Nicotiana sylvestris chromosome 11, ASM39365v2, whole genome shotgun sequence DNA segment above includes these coding regions:
- the LOC138881781 gene encoding uncharacterized protein, which codes for MAMKAQALVDHLVENPVDDEYQPLSTYFPNEEVNSVEVIPEDTNALKIFFDGAVNAKGVGIRAILISPTGQHYPTTSRLWFFCTINTTEYEACIMGMNMAVDMDVEELLIMGDSDLIIRQTQGEWETWDIKLIPYRQHVEDLSKLFKSVEFRYIPWFHNELADALATLASILPYPGNVHIDPLEIQI